A single region of the Psychrobacter alimentarius genome encodes:
- the ligA gene encoding NAD-dependent DNA ligase LigA, with protein sequence MTDSTLPNNSKNLSAQVERKAPATSDIASSTDGSVVNSTEIVSRMRTLIETIMTNNYAYYVLDNPTLEDSEYDQVRRTLLELEEEYPDLVQPDSPINQVGDVPLSAFTQVTHDIPMLSLGNVFEYDDLRDFMRRVNDRLSVSQQNPEYEMELKLDGLAVSLKYEHGKFVQAVTRGDGQTGEDITQNAKTIRNLPLWLADAADIELLEVRGEVLMPKAGFERLNRLAEESEGKTFANPRNAAAGSLRQLDSSVAASRPLAFYVYSVNQGLPENIETQSDALAWLKTLGFSVSAVEVIKNPREAQAYYESVIEGRSDLPFEIDGMVIKVNSLALQQQLGFLSREPRWATAYKFPAETVMTRLHAIEWQVGRTGQITPVGKLEPVKVGGVTVSNVTLHNFGEIQRLDVRAGDMVSVHRAGDVIPKVTRVWIDQRPENSEPVTLPSTCPVCDSPVVLPEDEALARCTGGLFCPAQQTEALIHFVSRRAMDIDGLGASWLISFFEHGLVKTVADIYELHEHQDEMVTFEKLGEKSVQNIINAIEASKHTTLARFIYALGIRGVGEGTAQNFAQQFGDLDSLMAADIETLVKTPDVGEITAELTYKFFRAPHNIEVITALREAGVHWDKVEQKATTGLPFDGQTWVITGALSSMARDEAKAKLQALGAKVSGSISAKTTALLAGEKAGSKMAKAEKLGVKVVGEDEFLAMVAE encoded by the coding sequence ATGACCGACTCTACCTTACCAAATAATTCTAAAAACCTATCTGCTCAAGTGGAAAGAAAAGCACCTGCAACATCTGATATAGCCAGTTCGACCGATGGCAGTGTGGTTAATAGCACAGAAATTGTCTCGCGGATGCGCACGCTGATCGAGACTATTATGACGAATAATTACGCGTATTACGTGCTCGACAATCCTACCTTAGAAGACAGCGAATACGATCAAGTGCGCCGCACGTTGCTCGAATTAGAAGAAGAGTATCCAGATTTGGTGCAACCTGACAGTCCGATCAATCAAGTTGGCGATGTACCTTTATCCGCCTTTACTCAAGTGACGCATGATATTCCGATGCTATCGCTGGGCAACGTCTTTGAATACGATGATTTGCGCGATTTCATGCGCCGCGTCAACGACCGTCTTAGCGTCTCACAGCAAAACCCTGAGTATGAGATGGAGCTAAAGCTAGATGGTCTGGCAGTCTCATTGAAATATGAACACGGCAAGTTTGTCCAAGCGGTCACGCGCGGTGATGGGCAAACGGGTGAAGACATCACCCAAAATGCCAAGACCATTCGCAATCTGCCGCTTTGGTTGGCTGATGCTGCCGACATTGAATTGTTAGAAGTACGCGGTGAAGTGCTGATGCCAAAGGCAGGCTTTGAGCGTCTCAATCGACTTGCCGAAGAGAGCGAAGGCAAAACCTTTGCCAATCCACGCAATGCGGCCGCTGGAAGCTTACGTCAGCTAGACTCAAGCGTAGCAGCCAGTCGTCCATTGGCGTTTTATGTGTATTCGGTCAATCAAGGCTTGCCTGAAAATATCGAGACCCAATCAGACGCGCTTGCATGGCTAAAAACCCTTGGCTTTAGCGTCAGTGCGGTGGAGGTAATAAAAAATCCAAGAGAAGCGCAAGCCTATTATGAGTCGGTGATAGAAGGGCGTAGTGATTTGCCGTTTGAGATCGATGGCATGGTGATCAAGGTTAACAGCCTTGCATTACAGCAGCAACTTGGGTTTTTATCGCGTGAGCCGCGCTGGGCAACGGCTTATAAATTCCCTGCCGAAACGGTGATGACACGCTTGCATGCCATCGAATGGCAAGTTGGACGGACAGGACAAATCACCCCCGTCGGTAAGCTCGAGCCTGTCAAAGTCGGCGGCGTCACCGTCAGCAATGTCACCTTGCATAATTTTGGTGAGATTCAGCGCCTTGACGTACGCGCAGGCGATATGGTCAGCGTCCACCGTGCAGGCGACGTCATCCCCAAAGTCACCCGCGTTTGGATCGATCAGCGCCCAGAAAACTCCGAACCTGTCACTTTGCCATCGACTTGTCCGGTCTGCGACTCGCCTGTCGTCTTGCCTGAAGACGAAGCGCTGGCACGTTGTACCGGCGGTCTGTTTTGTCCCGCGCAGCAGACCGAGGCGCTGATTCACTTTGTCTCGCGGCGAGCGATGGATATCGATGGCTTGGGCGCAAGCTGGCTCATTAGCTTTTTTGAGCATGGCTTGGTCAAGACGGTCGCTGATATTTATGAGCTCCATGAGCATCAGGATGAGATGGTCACCTTTGAAAAACTGGGTGAAAAATCGGTTCAAAACATCATCAATGCCATCGAAGCCAGCAAGCATACGACACTGGCTCGCTTTATCTATGCGCTTGGCATTCGCGGCGTTGGTGAAGGCACCGCACAGAACTTTGCTCAGCAATTTGGGGACTTAGATAGCCTGATGGCCGCCGATATTGAAACTTTAGTAAAAACCCCCGATGTGGGCGAAATCACCGCTGAGCTGACGTATAAATTCTTCCGCGCGCCGCACAATATCGAAGTCATCACCGCCTTACGAGAAGCAGGTGTGCATTGGGATAAGGTCGAGCAAAAGGCGACGACGGGTTTGCCATTCGATGGGCAAACGTGGGTCATCACAGGTGCGCTTAGTAGCATGGCACGTGATGAAGCCAAGGCCAAACTGCAAGCGCTGGGCGCAAAAGTCTCGGGCAGCATATCCGCAAAAACCACGGCACTGCTGGCAGGGGAGAAGGCTGGTTCGAAAATGGCAAAAGCGGAAAAGCTGGGTGTCAAAGTGGTGGGTGAAGATGAGTTTTTGGCGATGGTTGCGGAGTAG
- a CDS encoding cell division protein ZipA C-terminal FtsZ-binding domain-containing protein, giving the protein MTAIQFILIAIAAFIVLAGLFMVIRSFKRRKEAEVAAVDYDKNGIPIIPRHERNLIDQPDLDDAVAGETSIGPDRSYLNAVVEEEPLTHSHTNVDAQLTAGRGDVSHDNDMVENTDYARWQDEEQRTDNAEFAETAEQMNIEQEPDAFSSLMSATDSLMPAIDTADEPSFDNNSPILDQHLSEPVDEAQNGPLINAKDNINITILPHQYRDRPVSFIRGRDLLALIDKYGLRYGAMNMFHRYEQKDGTGMLWFSMMGITDDGIAPFDPHSVATNNYNGVVVFLSLPHPQALRSFDSMMSIAYMMASDLDAIMLDEENEPITPEYKQQLRNQVRDYEG; this is encoded by the coding sequence ATGACCGCTATTCAGTTTATATTGATTGCCATTGCTGCATTTATCGTGCTTGCAGGGCTATTTATGGTCATTCGTAGCTTCAAGCGTCGCAAAGAAGCTGAAGTTGCAGCGGTCGATTATGATAAAAACGGTATTCCTATCATACCGCGTCATGAGCGCAATCTTATCGACCAGCCAGATTTGGATGATGCGGTCGCTGGCGAGACGAGCATTGGCCCTGACCGCAGTTATTTAAATGCAGTGGTCGAAGAAGAGCCGTTGACTCATTCACATACCAACGTTGATGCGCAGCTAACAGCTGGACGCGGTGACGTGAGTCATGATAACGATATGGTAGAAAATACCGATTATGCTCGCTGGCAAGATGAAGAGCAGCGTACCGACAATGCAGAGTTTGCAGAAACAGCTGAGCAAATGAATATCGAACAAGAGCCTGATGCGTTTTCAAGCTTGATGTCGGCGACTGACAGTCTGATGCCAGCGATTGATACAGCAGACGAGCCAAGCTTCGATAACAACAGTCCTATCCTTGATCAGCATCTGTCAGAGCCAGTCGATGAAGCACAAAACGGCCCCTTGATTAATGCCAAAGACAACATCAATATCACGATTTTGCCGCATCAGTATCGTGATCGTCCTGTTTCTTTCATTCGTGGTCGTGATCTATTGGCCTTGATTGATAAATACGGTCTACGCTATGGCGCGATGAACATGTTCCATCGTTATGAGCAAAAAGACGGTACTGGCATGTTGTGGTTCAGTATGATGGGTATCACGGATGATGGTATTGCGCCTTTTGATCCGCATAGTGTTGCGACCAACAACTATAACGGTGTGGTGGTGTTTTTATCGTTGCCACATCCGCAAGCTCTGCGTAGCTTTGATAGTATGATGAGCATTGCTTATATGATGGCAAGCGATTTGGATGCCATCATGCTAGATGAAGAAAACGAACCAATCACGCCAGAATATAAGCAGCAGCTACGTAACCAAGTTCGTGACTATGAGGGTTAA
- a CDS encoding AAA family ATPase — translation MRLKSLKLAGFKSFANPTTFTFRHGITAIVGPNGCGKSNVIDAIRWVLGETSAKQLRGGAMSDVIFAGTQDKAAKSVASVELTFEHTQDEQNGIRHEFNLYQELSVRRQVNLEGRSDYFINGTRCRRRDVVDVFLGTGLGARSYAVIEQGMIGRIVESSPMQLREFIEEAAGVSRYQARREETQKKLERTQENLARLHDMQSELVRQQKTLSKQAANAQRYEEIALTLADIKQQLSIQQLYQAKHNQQQQKIAHERSAADVATLQASYEALKAKQDKLTAHINQEQWLKDDAQSAHYEQQLAHQKAEHQLSDATSQLTAIKQQLTSLDQQREQALSEMDRLNAEQTKQQTTVAALRPQLSQLTENRDTHKRNEQPLQRAWHEAQNQLNRLQDNARALEQQQAINAQSQKRYQQSYDKWQRRQSNWQQLWQQLQQSVSPSDNANAQKPSDTQVLSQALETQVSELNKRLQQIERQQDSVDERLSELQPQAHNIQQRLIAQQRELSEHEKRHALLAGEYDTLHQILHPKPVPSAQQKAVATTDSMTKVANCVASRYAELGITTVREQIELSATGQVYASLLDDVLALWLDSHVLITHKTHHSSVNHDNDDSQQADSLWQALKPHATDLLTYQVAQNQNAATKSKSALETGHSLWLETAKQSEDSARQVDTLSSPLSKTLPEALSDKVWTLSQLIVQPTLALFQHCYLYTASIESDDDQASDALADVLKALPASAILLTADRWIVSRQGTINLSKFAGTQEGSNSQFLTQRLQQRTRLQALEELLNELEVTIEDQTKAIAKNQRDQDALSIHVEEARAQSAELTRDKHQYQQQLTTQQASLERLQADSKRLISDKVALEQEQQELVQEQQTLNHEQQHIEGEIAALTPKIAEARVTSQQLQAERSELARARQADDDAWQALQLRIQQSEMRLEHSASSLVRATEQYDKSLQSEHALKSSYEQQQHKLPALQAALQTTQTARDEQQAILVERETALAALKTEYAQQQTQLETAQDTLQNQQSALAQHATELALSAARLEDISHQTQDALTAFYEVSHQYKAASNLQPQQRMSVSNLLADFIAHDRRVRPDKITELEKERTKLEQQLGKIGAVNLAAVAELAEVNERLEPLEQQTTDIASSMETLTQAIASIDETTKTLFMQTLDAVNQELANLFAKVFGGGQASLTLNTDDMPANIPADKHKAEQWRAGLTLMAQPKGKRNSLLAVLSGGEKTLTALSLIFAIFKQHPAPFCVLDEVDAPLDDANVARFTSLIHELADDLQFIFISHNKLTMQIAHELKGVTMPSAGISTLVSVSLDEAERYISE, via the coding sequence ATGCGTTTAAAATCCCTAAAACTGGCAGGCTTTAAGTCTTTTGCCAACCCAACGACTTTCACTTTCCGTCATGGTATCACCGCCATTGTCGGGCCAAACGGCTGCGGCAAATCCAACGTGATTGATGCCATTCGCTGGGTGCTGGGTGAAACCTCTGCCAAGCAGCTACGTGGCGGCGCGATGAGTGATGTCATCTTTGCAGGTACGCAAGACAAAGCCGCCAAAAGTGTGGCCAGCGTTGAGCTGACCTTTGAACACACGCAAGATGAGCAAAATGGTATTCGTCATGAGTTCAATCTCTATCAAGAGCTGTCCGTCCGTCGTCAGGTAAACTTGGAGGGACGCTCAGATTATTTCATCAACGGGACGCGCTGTCGCCGCCGTGACGTGGTTGATGTGTTCTTGGGTACTGGACTTGGCGCGCGCAGTTATGCGGTCATTGAGCAAGGCATGATTGGGCGTATTGTTGAGTCCAGTCCCATGCAGCTACGCGAGTTTATTGAAGAGGCGGCAGGGGTGTCGCGCTATCAAGCACGCCGCGAAGAGACACAAAAAAAGTTAGAGAGAACGCAAGAAAACTTAGCCCGACTGCACGATATGCAAAGCGAGCTGGTACGCCAACAAAAAACACTGTCTAAGCAAGCCGCCAATGCTCAGCGCTATGAAGAGATTGCGTTGACGCTTGCCGATATTAAGCAGCAGCTCTCCATTCAGCAGCTCTATCAAGCCAAACATAACCAGCAGCAGCAAAAAATCGCTCATGAGCGTAGCGCTGCCGACGTTGCCACCTTACAAGCCAGCTATGAGGCGCTAAAAGCCAAACAAGACAAGCTTACTGCGCACATCAACCAAGAACAATGGCTAAAGGACGATGCACAAAGTGCACACTATGAGCAGCAGCTCGCTCATCAAAAGGCCGAGCATCAACTAAGCGATGCAACCTCACAGCTGACAGCTATCAAGCAGCAGTTGACCAGCTTGGATCAGCAGCGCGAGCAGGCGTTGAGTGAGATGGACAGATTAAACGCTGAGCAAACTAAGCAGCAAACGACAGTAGCAGCTTTGCGTCCTCAGCTTAGCCAACTGACAGAAAACCGCGACACGCATAAGCGCAATGAGCAACCATTGCAGCGCGCCTGGCATGAAGCGCAAAACCAATTAAATCGCTTGCAAGACAATGCGCGTGCGCTTGAGCAGCAGCAAGCGATTAACGCCCAATCACAAAAACGCTATCAGCAAAGTTATGATAAATGGCAACGTCGCCAGTCAAATTGGCAGCAGTTATGGCAACAACTGCAACAGTCTGTCTCGCCGTCCGATAATGCAAATGCCCAAAAGCCGTCAGATACCCAAGTCTTAAGTCAGGCGTTAGAGACGCAAGTTAGTGAGCTCAATAAACGATTGCAGCAGATCGAGCGGCAGCAAGACAGCGTGGATGAGCGTCTGTCTGAATTGCAGCCACAAGCGCACAACATACAACAACGCCTAATCGCACAGCAGCGTGAATTGAGTGAGCATGAAAAACGTCATGCATTGTTGGCAGGTGAGTACGATACGCTGCATCAGATACTGCATCCAAAACCAGTGCCAAGCGCTCAGCAAAAGGCTGTTGCAACGACGGATTCAATGACCAAGGTTGCTAATTGTGTTGCTAGTCGTTATGCCGAACTAGGCATAACCACAGTACGTGAGCAAATTGAGCTGAGCGCCACAGGGCAAGTGTATGCATCGCTGCTTGATGATGTCTTGGCACTGTGGTTAGACAGTCATGTGCTTATCACTCATAAGACTCATCACTCAAGTGTTAATCATGATAACGATGATTCTCAACAAGCGGATAGTTTATGGCAGGCGCTCAAGCCTCATGCGACCGACTTGCTGACGTATCAAGTGGCACAAAACCAGAATGCTGCTACAAAAAGTAAGTCAGCATTGGAAACGGGTCATAGCTTATGGCTAGAGACTGCTAAGCAAAGTGAAGATAGCGCACGTCAAGTAGACACGTTGAGCAGTCCCTTGTCCAAGACATTACCAGAAGCACTGTCTGACAAGGTATGGACTTTATCTCAATTGATTGTGCAGCCCACCTTGGCGCTGTTTCAGCACTGTTATTTGTATACCGCATCGATTGAGTCAGATGATGATCAAGCTTCTGACGCACTTGCTGACGTTTTAAAAGCGCTGCCAGCGTCCGCTATTTTGCTCACTGCTGATAGATGGATAGTCAGCCGTCAAGGAACCATCAATCTTAGCAAATTTGCTGGCACGCAAGAGGGAAGTAATAGTCAGTTCTTAACCCAGCGTTTGCAGCAGCGTACCCGTTTGCAAGCGTTAGAAGAATTGCTTAATGAGCTTGAAGTAACGATAGAAGATCAAACAAAAGCCATTGCCAAAAACCAGCGTGATCAAGATGCTTTGAGCATCCATGTAGAAGAAGCGCGTGCACAATCAGCTGAGCTAACCCGTGATAAACATCAATATCAGCAGCAGCTCACCACTCAGCAAGCCAGTCTTGAGCGCCTACAAGCGGACAGCAAGCGTCTCATTAGCGACAAAGTGGCTCTCGAACAAGAGCAGCAAGAGTTGGTGCAAGAGCAGCAAACACTCAATCATGAGCAGCAGCATATTGAAGGTGAGATTGCAGCGCTGACGCCCAAGATAGCAGAGGCACGAGTAACCAGTCAGCAATTACAAGCTGAGCGCAGTGAGCTTGCGCGCGCGCGGCAAGCAGATGATGATGCGTGGCAAGCGTTGCAGCTACGTATTCAGCAAAGCGAGATGCGTTTGGAGCATAGCGCCAGCAGTCTGGTGCGGGCGACCGAGCAATATGATAAGTCGCTACAAAGTGAACACGCGCTAAAATCAAGTTATGAGCAGCAGCAACATAAATTGCCCGCCTTACAAGCGGCATTGCAAACCACACAGACTGCGCGTGATGAGCAGCAAGCCATATTGGTAGAGCGCGAAACGGCACTGGCAGCGCTTAAGACAGAGTATGCTCAGCAACAAACGCAGTTAGAGACGGCGCAAGATACACTGCAAAATCAGCAAAGCGCACTTGCACAGCACGCCACCGAATTGGCGTTGAGTGCAGCGCGTTTAGAAGATATCAGTCACCAAACGCAGGACGCTCTCACAGCATTTTATGAGGTAAGTCATCAGTATAAAGCGGCGTCAAACTTGCAGCCGCAACAACGAATGAGTGTTTCAAATTTACTGGCAGATTTCATCGCGCATGATCGCCGTGTACGTCCAGATAAGATTACGGAGCTTGAAAAAGAACGAACCAAGCTTGAACAGCAATTAGGTAAAATTGGCGCAGTCAATCTGGCGGCTGTGGCAGAGCTGGCAGAGGTCAACGAGCGCTTAGAACCACTTGAGCAACAGACCACAGATATTGCATCAAGTATGGAGACTTTGACGCAAGCGATTGCCTCGATTGATGAGACGACTAAGACGCTGTTTATGCAAACGCTCGATGCGGTCAATCAAGAGCTGGCCAATTTGTTTGCCAAAGTTTTCGGCGGCGGGCAAGCCAGCTTGACGTTAAATACCGACGACATGCCAGCCAACATCCCTGCTGACAAACACAAAGCAGAGCAGTGGCGAGCAGGGCTGACACTCATGGCTCAGCCAAAAGGCAAGCGCAACAGTCTTTTGGCGGTGCTATCGGGCGGTGAAAAAACCCTGACAGCCCTGAGTTTGATTTTTGCGATTTTTAAGCAGCATCCTGCACCATTCTGCGTGCTCGATGAAGTCGATGCGCCACTTGATGATGCCAACGTCGCCCGCTTTACCAGTTTGATTCATGAGCTGGCCGATGATTTGCAATTTATCTTTATCAGTCACAATAAGCTGACGATGCAGATTGCCCATGAATTAAAAGGCGTCACCATGCCAAGTGCGGGTATTTCAACTTTGGTCAGCGTGTCGCTTGATGAGGCCGAACGCTATATTTCTGAATAG
- a CDS encoding lipase chaperone encodes MAKRLTSMIIIAAASMWMLTGCDQGAETASQSSEASGTTAETSASTAHTIDWSLIASGETPANLASYQYPFALDSQNVLDYADYFNVDAGTAQHNLTISMASNEALSKVLDQLSEQYVSHELTDDDEMKLIIHTTPDVAASSYDYVLSDKFAKGLVLPIEIKPDGKKGDVKAHGEVAE; translated from the coding sequence ATGGCTAAGCGCCTCACAAGTATGATCATCATCGCAGCGGCCAGTATGTGGATGCTGACAGGCTGCGACCAAGGTGCTGAAACCGCCAGTCAATCCTCCGAGGCCTCAGGAACCACCGCAGAGACGTCAGCGTCTACTGCCCATACTATCGATTGGTCGCTAATCGCCAGTGGCGAAACGCCTGCCAATCTCGCAAGCTATCAGTATCCGTTTGCGCTCGATAGCCAAAACGTTCTTGATTATGCCGATTACTTCAATGTAGATGCAGGTACCGCTCAGCATAATCTGACCATCAGTATGGCAAGCAATGAGGCACTGTCTAAAGTGTTGGATCAGTTGAGTGAACAGTATGTCTCACATGAGCTGACCGATGATGACGAGATGAAGCTGATCATTCATACCACGCCCGATGTCGCTGCCAGTAGCTATGATTATGTATTGTCAGACAAATTCGCTAAAGGGCTGGTATTACCGATCGAAATCAAACCTGACGGCAAGAAAGGTGATGTGAAGGCGCATGGAGAGGTGGCGGAGTAA